From the genome of Arvicola amphibius chromosome 9, mArvAmp1.2, whole genome shotgun sequence, one region includes:
- the LOC119823636 gene encoding apolipoprotein L3-like codes for MASDFIRFGCEIAAIIVDELCRDDLKLLITEDGAWKAFVEAAELSSEEEAALRDALEKRLAQEPADEDDETEKRQQKENFLKEFPELKGKLEEHIRKLRALADHLDQVHKGCAIANVVSGSTGIAATIAGLVLAPFTGGASLIMSAASVGLGAAAAATGVTTSIVEESIRTADEREARRLIEASMDELDRILKIMPLITFKFSSKGVEIFCAWKTLRDHIQAIRTGRIRNFTTFREGIRQLRNLISRDIPLGTRVAKIAEGLSKVSIFGFDVYNLVIDSKDLHNGAKTKLARAIRELANNLEEKLHEFEQLHKALQSV; via the exons ATGGCATCCG ATTTTATAAGATTCGGGTGCGAAATAGCTGCCATCATCGTGGACGAACTGTGCAGAGATGACCTGAAGCTCTTGATAACTGAAGACGGAGCCTGGAAGGCGTTTGTGGAGGCAGCAGAGTTGTCAAG CGAGGAGGAGGCTGCCCTGCGTGATGCACTGGAGAAGCGTTTAGCCCAGGAGCCCGCAGATGAAGATGATGAAACAGAaaagaggcagcagaaagagaatttTCTGAAAGAATTTCCTGAGTTGAAAGGGAAACTTGAAGAACACATCAGGAAGCTCCGAGCTCTGGCTGACCATCTTGACCAGGTGCACAAGGGCTGCGCCATCGCCAATGTGGTGTCCGGCTCCACAGGCATCGCTGCTACAATCGCTGGATTAGTTCTGGCACCCTTCACAGGAGGGGCCTCTCTGATTATGTCAGCAGCTTCAGTGGGTCTAGGAGCAGCCGCAGCTGCGACTGGCGTCACCACTTCCATTGTGGAAGAATCCATCAGAACGGCAGATGAAAGAGAAGCCAGGCGCCTGATTGAAGCCAGCATGGACGAACTGGACAGAATTTTGAAGATCATGCCTTTGATCACATTCAAATTTAGTAGTAAGGGTGTGGAAATATTCTGTGCCTGGAAAACCCTCAGGGATCACATTCAAGCCATCAGAACAGGCCGAATCAGGAACTTCACAACGTTTAGAGAAGGTATTAGGCAGTTGAGGAATCTCATATCACGAGATATTCCCCTAGGAACCAGAGTAGCCAAGATTGCAGAAGGACTCAGTAAGGTTTCAATATTTGGATTTGATGTGTATAACCTTGTGATTGACTCCAAGGATTTACACAATGGGGCAAAGACAAAGTTGGCAAGAGCAATACGGGAGCTGGCTAACAATCTAGAAGAGAAGTTGCACGAATTTGAGCAGCTCCACAAGGCTCTGCAGTCAGTCTAG